One window of the Eucalyptus grandis isolate ANBG69807.140 chromosome 8, ASM1654582v1, whole genome shotgun sequence genome contains the following:
- the LOC104457033 gene encoding probable 3-hydroxyisobutyryl-CoA hydrolase 3 isoform X1 — MQALSTAELFCRGLDEPPVLFEESLGARKVVLNRPSRLNSITFEMASQMIRKLRIYEDDHTANLVILKGNGQAFCSGGDLISNMCFMLTGHWSFGAIAYKKLLTLTYLIASYKKPLVCLIDGIVMGSGAGISMYGSFRVVTDNTVFAMPEASIGLFPDVGASHFLSKLPGYFGEYVGLTGARLNGATMLACGLATHFVFSKDLPSLEHALSSVDSSNASEILSVIDKFAQKTNTKEEDFHKRLKSINKCFSRQTVEGILHSLEKELVDNLTEKWIADAVNNMKSASPTSLKIFLRSIREGRGQTIEQCLAREYTIHSNIIRRKITNDFYEGSRAMLFDKDKKPKWDPPKLELVRADMVDMVFKPLEDDDDWNCLQLPARSFDLLDHTRSKL, encoded by the exons ATGCAGGCTCTGAGCACCGCTGAGTTGTTCTGCAGAGGCTTAGACGAGCCGCCG GTACTGTTCGAAGAAAGTTTAGGAGCGAGGAAGGTGGTCCTGAACCGGCCTTCCAGGTTGAACTCCATCACTTTCGAAATG GCTTCTCAGATGATTAGGAAGTTGCGAATCTACGAGGACGATCATACCGCCAACCTTGTTATTTTGAAG GGAAATGGCCAAGCATTTTGTTCGGGTGgtgatcttatttcaaatatgtGCTTCATGTTAACAG GACATTGGAGCTTCGGAGCAATCGCTTACAAGAAACTGCTCACCTTGACTTACTTGATAGCTTCCTATAAAAAGCCTTTG GTATGCCTTATCGATGGAATTGTAATGGGCAGTGGAGCCGGAATCTCAATGTATGGGAGCTTTCGAGTCGTGACAGATAATACG GTATTCGCAATGCCTGAAGCATCAATCGGACTTTTTCCGGATGTGGGTGCATCTCATTTCCTATCCAAGCTTCCCGGTTATTTTG GTGAATATGTAGGGCTAACGGGAGCACGTCTGAACGGAGCAACGATGCTTGCGTGTGGCCTCGCAACTCATTTTGTCTTTTCCAAG GATCTTCCTTCTTTAGAACATGCTCTTTCTTCGGTGGATTCATCAAATGCATCAGAAATTTTATCTGTCATCGACAAATTTGCTCAGAAAACCAATACGAAAGAGGAAGATTTCCACAAAAG ATTGAAGAGCATAAACAAATGCTTCTCAAGACAGACTGTGGAGGGCATACTGCATTCTCTT GAAAAGGAGTTGGTAGATAACTTGACAGAGAAATGGATCGCCGATGCAGTGAACAACATGAAGTCTGCTAGTCCGACCAGCCTAAAGATTTTTCTGAGATCG ATAAGAGAAGGGCGTGGTCAGACGATTGAACAATGTCTCGCTCGTGAGTACACCATCCACAGCAACATTATCCGGAGGAAGATCACCAATGACTTCTATGAG GGTTCAAGGGCAATGTTATTCGATAAAGACAAAAAGCCTAAG TGGGACCCGCCAAAGTTAGAGTTAGTCCGAGCAGACATGGTGGATATGGTATTCAAACCAttagaggatgatgatgattggaattGTCTGCAGCTCCCCGCACGGTCATTCGACTTGCTTGACCATACGAGATCGAAGCTTTGA
- the LOC104457033 gene encoding probable 3-hydroxyisobutyryl-CoA hydrolase 3 isoform X3, which produces MQALSTAELFCRGLDEPPVLFEESLGARKVVLNRPSRLNSITFEMASQMIRKLRIYEDDHTANLVILKGNGQAFCSGGDLISNMCFMLTGHWSFGAIAYKKLLTLTYLIASYKKPLVCLIDGIVMGSGAGISMYGSFRVVTDNTVFAMPEASIGLFPDVGASHFLSKLPGYFGEYVGLTGARLNGATMLACGLATHFVFSKDLPSLEHALSSVDSSNASEILSVIDKFAQKTNTKEEDFHKRLKSINKCFSRQTVEGILHSLEKELVDNLTEKWIADAVNNMKSASPTSLKIFLRSGSRAMLFDKDKKPKWDPPKLELVRADMVDMVFKPLEDDDDWNCLQLPARSFDLLDHTRSKL; this is translated from the exons ATGCAGGCTCTGAGCACCGCTGAGTTGTTCTGCAGAGGCTTAGACGAGCCGCCG GTACTGTTCGAAGAAAGTTTAGGAGCGAGGAAGGTGGTCCTGAACCGGCCTTCCAGGTTGAACTCCATCACTTTCGAAATG GCTTCTCAGATGATTAGGAAGTTGCGAATCTACGAGGACGATCATACCGCCAACCTTGTTATTTTGAAG GGAAATGGCCAAGCATTTTGTTCGGGTGgtgatcttatttcaaatatgtGCTTCATGTTAACAG GACATTGGAGCTTCGGAGCAATCGCTTACAAGAAACTGCTCACCTTGACTTACTTGATAGCTTCCTATAAAAAGCCTTTG GTATGCCTTATCGATGGAATTGTAATGGGCAGTGGAGCCGGAATCTCAATGTATGGGAGCTTTCGAGTCGTGACAGATAATACG GTATTCGCAATGCCTGAAGCATCAATCGGACTTTTTCCGGATGTGGGTGCATCTCATTTCCTATCCAAGCTTCCCGGTTATTTTG GTGAATATGTAGGGCTAACGGGAGCACGTCTGAACGGAGCAACGATGCTTGCGTGTGGCCTCGCAACTCATTTTGTCTTTTCCAAG GATCTTCCTTCTTTAGAACATGCTCTTTCTTCGGTGGATTCATCAAATGCATCAGAAATTTTATCTGTCATCGACAAATTTGCTCAGAAAACCAATACGAAAGAGGAAGATTTCCACAAAAG ATTGAAGAGCATAAACAAATGCTTCTCAAGACAGACTGTGGAGGGCATACTGCATTCTCTT GAAAAGGAGTTGGTAGATAACTTGACAGAGAAATGGATCGCCGATGCAGTGAACAACATGAAGTCTGCTAGTCCGACCAGCCTAAAGATTTTTCTGAGATCG GGTTCAAGGGCAATGTTATTCGATAAAGACAAAAAGCCTAAG TGGGACCCGCCAAAGTTAGAGTTAGTCCGAGCAGACATGGTGGATATGGTATTCAAACCAttagaggatgatgatgattggaattGTCTGCAGCTCCCCGCACGGTCATTCGACTTGCTTGACCATACGAGATCGAAGCTTTGA
- the LOC104457033 gene encoding probable 3-hydroxyisobutyryl-CoA hydrolase 3 isoform X4: MQALSTAELFCRGLDEPPVLFEESLGARKVVLNRPSRLNSITFEMASQMIRKLRIYEDDHTANLVILKGNGQAFCSGGDLISNMCFMLTGHWSFGAIAYKKLLTLTYLIASYKKPLVCLIDGIVMGSGAGISMYGSFRVVTDNTVFAMPEASIGLFPDVGASHFLSKLPGYFGEYVGLTGARLNGATMLACGLATHFVFSKDLPSLEHALSSVDSSNASEILSVIDKFAQKTNTKEEDFHKRLKSINKCFSRQTVEGILHSLEKELVDNLTEKWIADAVNNMKSASPTSLKIFLRSGSRAMLFDKDKKPKVQTFELLPYYLTCRGGS, from the exons ATGCAGGCTCTGAGCACCGCTGAGTTGTTCTGCAGAGGCTTAGACGAGCCGCCG GTACTGTTCGAAGAAAGTTTAGGAGCGAGGAAGGTGGTCCTGAACCGGCCTTCCAGGTTGAACTCCATCACTTTCGAAATG GCTTCTCAGATGATTAGGAAGTTGCGAATCTACGAGGACGATCATACCGCCAACCTTGTTATTTTGAAG GGAAATGGCCAAGCATTTTGTTCGGGTGgtgatcttatttcaaatatgtGCTTCATGTTAACAG GACATTGGAGCTTCGGAGCAATCGCTTACAAGAAACTGCTCACCTTGACTTACTTGATAGCTTCCTATAAAAAGCCTTTG GTATGCCTTATCGATGGAATTGTAATGGGCAGTGGAGCCGGAATCTCAATGTATGGGAGCTTTCGAGTCGTGACAGATAATACG GTATTCGCAATGCCTGAAGCATCAATCGGACTTTTTCCGGATGTGGGTGCATCTCATTTCCTATCCAAGCTTCCCGGTTATTTTG GTGAATATGTAGGGCTAACGGGAGCACGTCTGAACGGAGCAACGATGCTTGCGTGTGGCCTCGCAACTCATTTTGTCTTTTCCAAG GATCTTCCTTCTTTAGAACATGCTCTTTCTTCGGTGGATTCATCAAATGCATCAGAAATTTTATCTGTCATCGACAAATTTGCTCAGAAAACCAATACGAAAGAGGAAGATTTCCACAAAAG ATTGAAGAGCATAAACAAATGCTTCTCAAGACAGACTGTGGAGGGCATACTGCATTCTCTT GAAAAGGAGTTGGTAGATAACTTGACAGAGAAATGGATCGCCGATGCAGTGAACAACATGAAGTCTGCTAGTCCGACCAGCCTAAAGATTTTTCTGAGATCG GGTTCAAGGGCAATGTTATTCGATAAAGACAAAAAGCCTAAGGTGCAAACATTTGAGCTATTACCCTACTATTTGACTTGTCGAGGTGGATCTTGA
- the LOC104457033 gene encoding probable 3-hydroxyisobutyryl-CoA hydrolase 3 isoform X2 yields the protein MQALSTAELFCRGLDEPPVLFEESLGARKVVLNRPSRLNSITFEMASQMIRKLRIYEDDHTANLVILKGNGQAFCSGGDLISNMCFMLTGHWSFGAIAYKKLLTLTYLIASYKKPLVCLIDGIVMGSGAGISMYGSFRVVTDNTVFAMPEASIGLFPDVGASHFLSKLPGYFGEYVGLTGARLNGATMLACGLATHFVFSKDLPSLEHALSSVDSSNASEILSVIDKFAQKTNTKEEDFHKRLKSINKCFSRQTVEGILHSLEKELVDNLTEKWIADAVNNMKSASPTSLKIFLRSIREGRGQTIEQCLAREYTIHSNIIRRKITNDFYEGSRAMLFDKDKKPKVQTFELLPYYLTCRGGS from the exons ATGCAGGCTCTGAGCACCGCTGAGTTGTTCTGCAGAGGCTTAGACGAGCCGCCG GTACTGTTCGAAGAAAGTTTAGGAGCGAGGAAGGTGGTCCTGAACCGGCCTTCCAGGTTGAACTCCATCACTTTCGAAATG GCTTCTCAGATGATTAGGAAGTTGCGAATCTACGAGGACGATCATACCGCCAACCTTGTTATTTTGAAG GGAAATGGCCAAGCATTTTGTTCGGGTGgtgatcttatttcaaatatgtGCTTCATGTTAACAG GACATTGGAGCTTCGGAGCAATCGCTTACAAGAAACTGCTCACCTTGACTTACTTGATAGCTTCCTATAAAAAGCCTTTG GTATGCCTTATCGATGGAATTGTAATGGGCAGTGGAGCCGGAATCTCAATGTATGGGAGCTTTCGAGTCGTGACAGATAATACG GTATTCGCAATGCCTGAAGCATCAATCGGACTTTTTCCGGATGTGGGTGCATCTCATTTCCTATCCAAGCTTCCCGGTTATTTTG GTGAATATGTAGGGCTAACGGGAGCACGTCTGAACGGAGCAACGATGCTTGCGTGTGGCCTCGCAACTCATTTTGTCTTTTCCAAG GATCTTCCTTCTTTAGAACATGCTCTTTCTTCGGTGGATTCATCAAATGCATCAGAAATTTTATCTGTCATCGACAAATTTGCTCAGAAAACCAATACGAAAGAGGAAGATTTCCACAAAAG ATTGAAGAGCATAAACAAATGCTTCTCAAGACAGACTGTGGAGGGCATACTGCATTCTCTT GAAAAGGAGTTGGTAGATAACTTGACAGAGAAATGGATCGCCGATGCAGTGAACAACATGAAGTCTGCTAGTCCGACCAGCCTAAAGATTTTTCTGAGATCG ATAAGAGAAGGGCGTGGTCAGACGATTGAACAATGTCTCGCTCGTGAGTACACCATCCACAGCAACATTATCCGGAGGAAGATCACCAATGACTTCTATGAG GGTTCAAGGGCAATGTTATTCGATAAAGACAAAAAGCCTAAGGTGCAAACATTTGAGCTATTACCCTACTATTTGACTTGTCGAGGTGGATCTTGA
- the LOC104457032 gene encoding probable galacturonosyltransferase-like 4: MAYWSPHFLPLLGLLSLLLFPCHSSTVAGNASPGVRLGVIRKPSPAVSVFREAPAFRNADACDQANRIHVAMTLDSNYLRGTMAAVLSILQHSMCPENFEFHFLWARFEPEVFSSIRSTFPYLRFKVYRFDSGRVRGKISKSIRQALDQPLNYARIYLADMMPTNVKRVIYLDSDLVVVDDVAKLWGVSLEGKVLAAPEYCHANFTKYFTNLFWSDPALSRTFHGRKPCYFNTGVMVVDVDKWRQGGYTEKVESWMGVQKRKRIYHLGSLPPFLLVLGGNIKAVDHRWNQHGLGGDNLEGKCRALNVGPISLLHWSGKGKPWLRLDSRRPCSVDHLWAPYDLYLSSMHAIEE, encoded by the coding sequence ATGGCCTATTGGAGCCCCCATTTCCTCCCACTCCTTGGCCTCCtgtctctcctcctcttcccatGCCACTCCTCCACCGTCGCCGGCAATGCCTCCCCAGGGGTCCGCCTCGGCGTCATCCGGAAGCCGTCCCCTGCTGTCTCCGTCTTCCGGGAGGCCCCCGCCTTCCGCAATGCAGATGCATGCGACCAGGCCAATAGGATCCACGTGGCCATGACCCTTGATTCCAACTACCTCCGGGGCACCATGGCCGCGGTCCTGTCGATTCTCCAGCATTCCATGTGCCCGGAGAACTTCGAGTTCCACTTCCTGTGGGCACGGTTCGAGCCAGAGGTGTTCTCGAGCATCCGGTCCACTTTCCCGTACCTCCGCTTCAAGGTCTACCGCTTCGACTCCGGCCGGGTGCGCGGCAAGATCTCCAAGTCAATCCGGCAGGCGCTTGACCAGCCCCTCAACTACGCGAGGATCTACCTGGCGGACATGATGCCAACCAACGTGAAGCGGGTCATCTACCTCGACTCGGACCTGGTCGTGGTTGATGACGTTGCCAAGCTCTGGGGGGTGAGCCTGGAGGGCAAGGTCCTGGCGGCCCCAGAGTACTGCCACGCCAACTTCACCAAGTACTTCACGAACCTCTTCTGGTCGGACCCGGCCCTGTCAAGGACCTTCCACGGGAGAAAACCTTGCTACTTCAACACGGGGGTGATGGTGGTGGATGTGGACAAGTGGAGACAAGGAGGGTACACGGAGAAGGTGGAGTCCTGGATGGGGGTTCAGAAGCGCAAGAGGATCTATCACCTGGGCTCCCTGCCGCCGTTCCTGCTCGTCCTGGGCGGCAACATCAAGGCCGTCGACCACAGGTGGAACCAGCACGGCCTCGGGGGGGACAACCTCGAAGGCAAGTGCAGGGCTCTCAACGTTGGCCCAATAAGCCTGCTGCACTGGAGCGGGAAGGGCAAGCCATGGCTGAGGCTGGACTCGAGGAGGCCATGCAGCGTCGACCATCTGTGGGCGCCCTACGACCTCTACCTTTCGTCCATGCATGCCATCGAGGAATAG
- the LOC104416567 gene encoding two-component response regulator ORR22-like produces the protein MEGVMTPDKNSHVSGEEDDRFPKGLRVLVVDDNVTCLRVLEKMLRDCSYRVTKCRHGEEALSLIRENRSGFDIVLTDVHMPGMDGLQLLAKIANMEITLPVVMFSSDDEKDTVVKGVQSGACDFLVKPIQISTLKILWQHVLRSNPSSRNNSTKELEMPHAVITSTSNDTHPQAENEEENSKTLQRSSEDEGDQSQTKSEAKKPRMVWTPELNRVFIMVVDSLGSDDAKPKKILQIMRKITGVPHLTRQNVSSHLQKYRMNSKKTGEASKHQSAHSSLVDGPGFANPTHSTPLPSSSLIGCGGTQNDAASAQYPSQAMRIAPQGPYTGCSMRMPNPVEFPNNDALPRYQIRLQSQPHAPLQQLNPLLQNFGCQQQRNESAQRFFYASAPSVGFTSPMNNITHPVLPNQSDTSLIVQMSQTPSNRQILDETAAARYYLSTPTHPHPLHGQISTHDSRSLNQSDTSLIVQMSQTPSNMQILDETAAARHYLSTPTHPHPLHGQISKHDSRSLNSSTPYPTSEQGLPGALSTIGAKVNESCSSNIVPVKGEFSYRNYHNAIAEDCQVYGDEAMFADKLDPNIFKDLGFGEDVPSFGNFIQDNGAI, from the exons ATGGAAGGGGTGATGACCCCTGACAAGAATAGTCACGTTTCGGGTGAGGAGGATGATCGGTTCCCAAAGGGTTTAAGGGTTCTTGTGGTTGACGACAATGTCACCTGTCTCCGCGTTCTGGAGAAGATGCTTCGAGATTGTTCGTACCGAG TGACCAAGTGCCGGCACGGAGAGGAGGCATTGTCCTTGATTCGAGAGAATAGGAGCGGCTTCGACATCGTCTTGACAGACGTTCACATGCCTGGGATGGATGGACTTCAGCTTCTCGCCAAGATCGCTAACATGGAGATAACCTTGCCTGTAGTCA TGTTTTCAAGCGATGATGAAAAGGACACTGTCGTGAAAGGAGTGCAAAGTGGGGCTTGTGATTTTCTAGTGAAGCCGATTCAAATCAGCACTCTCAAGATTCTATGGCAACATGTTCTTCGGAGCAACCCATCGTCGAGGAACAATTCTACTAAAGAATTAGAGATGCCGCACGCTGTGATCACATCAACATCTAACGATACCCATCCTCAGGCagagaatgaggaagagaattcTAAAACCTTGCAAAGGAGCAGCGAAGATGAAGGTGATCAAAGTCAGACTAAAAGCGAGGCGAAGAAGCCCCGCATGGTTTGGACACCTGAGCTAAACCGAGTGTTTATCATGGTCGTCGACAGTCTTGGAAGCGATG ATGCCAAACCTAAGAAGATATTGCAAATTATGAGGAAAATAACGGGTGTTCCTCATCTCACTCGGCAAAATGTCTCCAGCCACCTTCAG AAATACCGCATGAACTCCAAGAAGACAGGTGAAGCCTCAAAGCATCAAAGTGCACATTCTTCTCTCGTTGATGGCCCTGGCTTTGCCAATCCAACCCATTCCACTCCtctaccatcatcatcattaatTGGGTGCGGCGGTACCCAAAACGATGCTGCTTCAGCTCAATATCCATCACAAGCTATGAGGATTGCCCCTCAAGGGCCATACACAGGTTGTAGCATGAGGATGCCTAATCCAGTTGAGTTCCCAAATAATGATGCGCTCCCAAGGTACCAGATAAGGCTCCAATCACAGCCACATGCACCGTTGCAGCAATTGAATCCACTTCTCCAAAACTTCGGTTGCCAACAGCAAAGGAATGAATCAGCTCAACGCTTTTTCTATGCTTCTGCACCATCCGTTGGGTTCACTTCACCGATGAATAACATCACGCACCCAGTTCTTCCTAATCAGAGTGACACCTCACTCATTGTGCAGATGTCCCAAACACCTTCAAATAGGCAAATCCTAGATGAGACTGCAGCTGCAAGATACTATCTTTCCACCCCTACTCACCCTCATCCATTGCATGGCCAGATTTCAACACATGACAGTCGAAGCCTTAATCAGAGTGACACCTCACTCATCGTGCAGATGTCCCAAACACCTTCAAATATGCAAATCCTAGATGAGACTGCAGCTGCAAGACACTATCTTTCCACCCCTACTCACCCTCATCCATTGCATGGCCAGATTTCAAAACATGACAGTCGAAGCCTTAATTCAAGTACTCCCTATCCCACTTCTGAGCAGGGTCTGCCTGGAGCCCTCAGCACCATCGGAGCTAAAGTGAATGAATCCTGCAGCAGCAATATCGTGCCAGTCAAAGGAGAGTTCTCTTACCGGAACTACCATAATGCTATTGCTGAGGACTGCCAAGTATATGGTGACGAGGCCATGTTTGCAGATAAGCTTGATCCG AATATCTTCAAGGATCTTGGGTTTGGGGAAGACGTTCCCTCTTTTGGCAACTTCATCCAGGACAATGGTGCCATTTAG
- the LOC104457031 gene encoding BSD domain-containing protein 1: MNFFNSVFSDDPDPARPESPPGDDDPSRGRGGGEATAAAAPEPDRPSYSRWGGLGGLVKTLTTKSETVLETYRRDLQEFGLGLRKEIQEAHGSLENVGQAIDELGSSVIKGTAQIISQGKEAILTADLSPDPSDQGHGSGGGHQSFARYSRLDAQVRAIRGDAGTFSEEPEDAEDYGGWKTGFDLGEKREEIERLREEDGPVRGFYYRLVPGSIDGDTFWLRYFYRVHKLEQAENVRASLVKRAISSEEEELSWDVYDEDDDEDVDGEKELKKGSRLSNAVSSAEAVQMGNVEDGNLGEAVKKGKDGSSEEEMELASGMMHSVESKDAYGKETEDRADEKIGKLGSDLHQTEVDIEESKEQKAENQGGELRVSPAPEAVGEKVENVGGKDSSEGVALVPNEGNAPEEDVHLEKVSDVNSRNSSSAPQENSASNAIAEPGKSKESNPAAALSNPSAAEEEDLGWDEIEDLSGIDDQRVTPGGTPSTSRDDLRKRLSVAEEEEDLSWDIEDDGDEPAAKA; encoded by the exons ATGAATTTCTTCAACTCCGTCTTCTCCGACGACCCGGATCCCGCCCGACCCGAATCGCCTCCCGGAGACGACGATCCGTcgcgaggacgaggaggaggagaagccaccgccgccgccgctccggAGCCGGACCGCCCGTCCTATTCCCGGTGGGGCGGCCTGGGCGGCCTCGTGAAGACCCTCACGACCAAGTCCGAGACCGTGCTCGAGACGTACCGCCGCGACCTGCAGGAGTTCGGGCTGGGCCTGCGGAAGGAGATCCAGGAGGCGCACGGCTCGCTGGAGAACGTCGGCCAGGCCATCGACGAGCTCGGGTCCTCGGTCATCAAGGGGACGGCCCAGATCATCTCCCAGGGCAAGGAGGCCATCCTCACCGCCGATCTCAGTCCGGACCCCTCCGATCAGGGCcacggcagcggcggcgggcACCAGTCTTTCGCGAGGTACAGTCGGCTGGACGCGCAGGTTCGCGCGATCCGGGGCGATGCCGGCACCTTCAGCGAGGAGCCGGAGGATGCGGAGGACTACGGCGGGTGGAAGACGGGGTTCGATCTGGGGGAGAAGAGGGAAGAGATCGAGAGGTTGAGGGAGGAAGATGGGCCCGTCAGGGGATTCTACTATAGGCTAGTGCCCGGTAGCATCGACGGGGATACGTTCTGGCTTAGGTACTTTTATAGGGTGCATAAGCTCGAGCAGGCTGAGAATGTGAGGGCTAGTCTGGTGAAGAGGGCGATCtcgagcgaggaggaggagctgagTTGGGACGTTTATGATGAGGACGATGATGAGGATGTCGACGGCGAGAAGGAATTGAAGAAAGGAAGTAGATTGAGTAATGCAGTGTCTTCTGCAGAGGCAGTTCAAATGGGCAATGTTGAGGATGGAAATTTGGGGGAAGCTGTGAAGAAGGGGAAGGATGGTTCCTCTGAGGAGGAAATGGAATTGGCTTCAGGGATGATGCACAGCGTGGAATCAAAGGATGCCTATGGGAAGGAAACAGAGGATAGAGCCGATGAGAAAATTGGGAAGTTGGGTAGTGATCTGCATCAGACGGAGGTAGACATTGAAGAATCGAAAGAACAGAAGGCGGAGAATCAGGGTGGGGAATTGCGAGTTAGTCCAGCTCCTGAAGCTGTTGGTGAGAAGGTGGAGAATGTGGGCGGTAAGGATAGCAGTGAGGGTGTCGCTCTTGTCCCAAATGAAGGAAATGCGCCCGAAGAGGATGTGCATTTGGAAAAGGTTTCTGATGTAAACAGCAGAAATTCTTCGTCAGCACCCCAAGAGAATTCAGCCTCAAACGCGATAGCTGAGCCTGGGAAATCGAAAGAGAGTAACCCTGCTGCTGCACTGAGCAATCCATCggcagctgaggaggaggaCCTTGGTTGGGATGAGATTGAGGATCTTAGCGGCATCGACGATCAGAGAGTCACTCCAGGCGGGACTCCAAGTACAAGTAGGGATGATCTGAGAAAGAGGCTGAGTGTtgcagaggaggaagaagacttgaGTTGGGAcattgaag atgatggtgatgagcCTGCTGCCAAAGCTTGA